The Arachis ipaensis cultivar K30076 chromosome B07, Araip1.1, whole genome shotgun sequence genome includes a window with the following:
- the LOC107607370 gene encoding uncharacterized protein LOC107607370 isoform X2, whose protein sequence is MKETKELAEVVGFLLKSGCIQKKFRKSSFKRGLRLVAKPVLLVILSGSCEKNKRGLSFKLQRQLDTYFLLAHMCSVKLKEWTLVLLTLLRSSKT, encoded by the exons ATGAAAGAGACAAAGGAATTAGCTGAAGTTGTTGGTTTTTTGTTGAAAAGTG GTTGCATCCAAAAAAAGTTCAGGAAAAGTTCCTTCAAGAGAGGATTAAGGTTGGTGGCAAAGCCGGTGCTCTTGGTGATTCTGTCAGGCTCCTGTGAGAAGAACAAGAGAGGATTAAG CTTCAAATTACAGAGACAATTGGATACTTACTTTCTCCTTGCTCACATGTGCTCTGTCAAGCTTAAAGAATGGACGCTTGTCCTGCTTACTCTGTTAAGAAGTTCTAAG ACATGA
- the LOC107607370 gene encoding uncharacterized protein LOC107607370 isoform X1: MKETKELAEVVGFLLKSGCIQKKFRKSSFKRGLRLVAKPVLLVILSGSCEKNKRGLSFKLQRQLDTYFLLAHMCSVKLKEWTLVLLTLLRSSKVFFDLLRHDVRL, translated from the exons ATGAAAGAGACAAAGGAATTAGCTGAAGTTGTTGGTTTTTTGTTGAAAAGTG GTTGCATCCAAAAAAAGTTCAGGAAAAGTTCCTTCAAGAGAGGATTAAGGTTGGTGGCAAAGCCGGTGCTCTTGGTGATTCTGTCAGGCTCCTGTGAGAAGAACAAGAGAGGATTAAG CTTCAAATTACAGAGACAATTGGATACTTACTTTCTCCTTGCTCACATGTGCTCTGTCAAGCTTAAAGAATGGACGCTTGTCCTGCTTACTCTGTTAAGAAGTTCTAAG GTGTTTTTTGACTTATTAAGACATGATGTTCGGCTGTGA